In Rhodospirillaceae bacterium, a single window of DNA contains:
- a CDS encoding OmpA family protein has protein sequence MSNKQQRPVQVGVKAGYSRPLVAGALVTVLSGLAGCSSVPDAVNPAEWYKSTVDFFAGEDGEGQVSQENQDASAEQTPIPGEDKAFPELSTVPQRTSAPVQGGLVADTEKRKYAEPIARQGEATEMLAAQPPAAPPAPSAEQVSTAMVSPVQPAPPAMPAAPVVQAPASMPAAPADAGFASIVPNSITLTPPPSAPAMPANAMASIDEDPYGTVVVSSMGIEMAAAAAAPASNPVPAAQPAIAQPVSTSLKRSTQATVGGVKVATILFETGSSGLSQNDRRILGEVIRLHQQRGGTVTVVGHASSRTRNMDPVSHKMVNYSVSVDRADRIAKELRSMGMAPDMIVVDARADNMPLYYESMPSGEAGNRRAEIYFQN, from the coding sequence ATGAGCAATAAACAGCAACGCCCCGTCCAAGTTGGAGTCAAGGCAGGCTACAGCCGCCCTCTTGTAGCGGGCGCTCTGGTCACCGTGTTAAGCGGCCTTGCCGGTTGCTCTTCCGTGCCCGACGCCGTCAATCCGGCCGAATGGTACAAAAGCACCGTCGATTTTTTTGCTGGCGAGGATGGCGAAGGCCAGGTCAGTCAAGAAAACCAGGACGCATCGGCTGAACAGACACCGATTCCGGGTGAAGATAAGGCGTTTCCTGAATTGTCCACAGTTCCCCAGCGCACCAGTGCGCCGGTACAGGGCGGTCTGGTAGCCGATACCGAAAAACGCAAATATGCCGAACCCATTGCCCGTCAGGGCGAGGCCACAGAAATGCTTGCAGCCCAGCCACCTGCTGCACCACCTGCGCCGTCTGCCGAACAGGTATCGACTGCGATGGTGTCTCCGGTCCAGCCTGCACCACCAGCCATGCCTGCGGCTCCGGTTGTTCAAGCTCCTGCTTCCATGCCGGCGGCGCCTGCTGATGCCGGTTTTGCCTCGATTGTTCCAAATTCCATCACCCTGACACCACCGCCGTCTGCCCCGGCTATGCCGGCTAATGCCATGGCGTCAATCGATGAAGATCCATACGGTACCGTCGTAGTCTCCTCCATGGGTATCGAGATGGCTGCTGCCGCAGCTGCTCCGGCTTCAAACCCTGTTCCTGCCGCGCAACCGGCTATTGCCCAACCCGTATCCACAAGCCTGAAACGCTCGACGCAAGCCACCGTTGGCGGTGTCAAGGTTGCGACGATCCTGTTTGAAACCGGCTCGTCGGGCCTTAGTCAGAATGATCGCCGGATTTTGGGTGAAGTGATTCGACTGCATCAGCAACGCGGCGGAACAGTAACCGTCGTCGGCCATGCCTCAAGCCGGACACGCAACATGGACCCGGTCAGCCACAAAATGGTTAACTACAGTGTTTCTGTTGACCGTGCCGACAGGATCGCCAAGGAATTGCGTTCCATGGGAATGGCGCCTGATATGATCGTCGTCGACGCGCGCGCCGATAACATGCCGCTTTATTACGAAAGTATGCCATCGGGTGAAGCTGGTAACCGTCGCGCCGAAATTTATTTTCAGAACTAA
- the phaC gene encoding class I poly(R)-hydroxyalkanoic acid synthase codes for MRFQRIISDFFAKQLAESSLADLNSGSHLSNAFIELTAKMMANPAQLAENQLALWQEYLNLWTASSNRMMGGQSPVDIQPDQEDRRFGHESWNENDVFNFIKQSYLLTSNWVTSVVGGVEGLDDKTARKVNFYTRQFVNALSPSNFIATNPEVIRETFESGGENLVNGIENLLDDLEQSKGQLRITMSDEASFKLGENIASTPGKVIYRNDLVELIQYAPTTKKVFKTPLLIITPWINKYYILDLRPQNSLIKWATDQGHTVFVTSWVNPDESFAGKTFDDYMQEGILDSLGAINKATGEEHCNAIGYCIGGTLLAATLAYMAEIKDTRIKSATFLSTMVDFTDPGDLGIFIDEEQIDDLDEMMFARGYLDGTEMASTFNMMRDNDLIWSFVVNNYLLGKAPFPFDLLYWNSDSTRMPAAMHSFYLRKMYLENKLVEPGGIELSGVPIDLRQIKIPIYMLSTRDDHIAPWKSTYKATALYGGPVRFVLAGSGHIAGVVNPPAKGKYGYWTYSKIPKNPETWLKSAKRTEGSWWPNWADWIKKQAGKKDVAARKPGAGKLKALEDAPGSYVRVR; via the coding sequence ATGCGTTTTCAACGCATTATATCCGATTTTTTTGCCAAACAACTGGCTGAAAGCAGCCTCGCGGATCTGAATTCCGGTTCCCACCTGAGCAATGCTTTCATTGAGCTTACGGCGAAAATGATGGCCAACCCCGCCCAATTGGCTGAAAACCAGTTGGCCCTGTGGCAGGAATACCTCAATCTTTGGACGGCCAGCAGCAACCGGATGATGGGTGGGCAAAGCCCTGTCGATATTCAACCCGACCAGGAAGACCGGCGTTTTGGTCATGAAAGCTGGAACGAAAACGATGTTTTCAATTTCATCAAACAGTCCTATCTGCTGACCTCCAACTGGGTAACATCGGTTGTTGGAGGTGTTGAGGGACTGGACGACAAGACCGCCCGTAAGGTCAATTTTTACACCCGCCAGTTCGTCAACGCCCTGTCGCCGAGTAATTTCATCGCCACCAACCCGGAAGTTATCCGCGAGACCTTTGAAAGCGGCGGAGAAAACCTTGTCAACGGCATCGAGAATTTGCTCGATGATCTGGAACAGAGCAAAGGCCAGTTGCGGATCACCATGAGCGATGAAGCATCGTTCAAACTTGGTGAAAATATCGCCTCCACACCGGGAAAGGTAATCTATCGCAACGATCTGGTCGAATTGATCCAGTACGCACCAACCACCAAGAAAGTCTTCAAAACCCCGCTTTTGATCATCACCCCATGGATCAATAAATATTATATCCTTGATCTGCGGCCGCAGAATTCCCTGATCAAATGGGCCACAGACCAGGGCCATACGGTGTTTGTCACATCCTGGGTCAACCCGGATGAAAGTTTTGCCGGAAAGACCTTCGATGATTACATGCAGGAGGGAATCCTCGACAGCCTGGGCGCCATCAACAAAGCCACCGGAGAAGAGCACTGCAACGCAATCGGTTACTGCATTGGCGGCACCCTGCTCGCCGCAACCCTTGCCTACATGGCAGAAATCAAGGACACGCGGATCAAGTCGGCGACATTCTTAAGCACCATGGTTGATTTCACCGACCCCGGCGACCTTGGCATTTTTATCGACGAGGAACAAATTGATGATCTTGATGAAATGATGTTCGCGCGCGGCTATCTCGACGGTACGGAAATGGCCAGTACCTTTAACATGATGCGCGACAATGATTTGATCTGGTCCTTCGTCGTCAACAATTACCTGCTCGGAAAGGCCCCCTTCCCCTTTGACCTGCTGTACTGGAATTCGGATTCAACCCGTATGCCCGCGGCCATGCACAGTTTTTACTTACGCAAAATGTATCTGGAAAACAAACTTGTCGAGCCCGGAGGCATCGAACTTTCTGGTGTTCCCATCGACCTCAGGCAAATCAAAATCCCCATCTACATGCTATCAACCCGTGATGATCATATCGCACCCTGGAAATCGACCTACAAGGCGACCGCCCTTTATGGCGGTCCGGTGCGCTTCGTGCTGGCCGGTTCGGGCCACATCGCCGGTGTCGTCAATCCACCGGCAAAGGGGAAATATGGTTATTGGACCTACAGTAAAATCCCAAAGAACCCGGAAACCTGGTTGAAATCAGCCAAGCGAACAGAAGGATCGTGGTGGCCGAACTGGGCTGACTGGATAAAAAAGCAGGCCGGAAAAAAAGATGTCGCCGCCCGCAAACCCGGTGCTGGAAAGCTGAAAGCCCTTGAAGATGCGCCTGGGTCTTACGTCCGGGTTCGTTAA
- a CDS encoding fructose-bisphosphatase class II family protein, translating into MADTNNAGRNLAMEAVRVSEAAARAASVWMGRGDEESADQAAVDAMSKALKALSIDGTIRIGENNGSQLTVNEKVGDGKGPAVDVALMPVEGPTIVAKGEPNGLSVIALAEGGKFLNVPDLYMEKIAVGGGLPAGLVDLDNPPSENLKALSAAKGVPISDLVVCILDRPRHGEIIAQVREAGARIMLIVDGDVSGVVATVWPKSGIDLYCGIGGASQGVLSAAALACVGGQMQGRLVVRDNADRVKADDAGITDPAQKF; encoded by the coding sequence ATGGCTGATACAAACAACGCTGGACGCAATCTGGCCATGGAAGCCGTCAGGGTCAGTGAAGCGGCAGCCCGCGCCGCCAGCGTCTGGATGGGGCGTGGTGATGAAGAATCTGCCGATCAGGCCGCCGTGGATGCCATGAGCAAGGCGCTCAAGGCCCTGTCGATTGACGGCACTATCCGCATTGGTGAAAACAACGGCAGTCAGCTGACCGTCAACGAAAAGGTCGGCGATGGCAAAGGACCAGCCGTTGATGTTGCCTTGATGCCGGTGGAAGGTCCGACCATTGTCGCCAAGGGCGAACCCAACGGCCTTTCCGTCATTGCTTTGGCCGAAGGCGGCAAGTTCCTTAACGTCCCCGATCTGTACATGGAAAAAATCGCCGTCGGTGGCGGCTTGCCGGCAGGGCTTGTCGATCTGGACAATCCGCCGTCAGAAAACCTGAAAGCGCTGAGTGCGGCCAAAGGCGTGCCCATCAGTGATCTTGTCGTGTGCATTCTGGACCGTCCCCGCCATGGTGAAATTATCGCCCAGGTTCGCGAAGCCGGTGCCCGCATCATGTTAATTGTCGACGGTGATGTTTCGGGTGTTGTCGCAACGGTTTGGCCGAAAAGCGGTATTGATTTGTATTGTGGCATCGGCGGCGCTTCACAAGGCGTTCTCTCAGCCGCAGCCCTTGCCTGTGTCGGCGGTCAGATGCAGGGGCGGTTGGTCGTCCGCGATAATGCCGACAGGGTAAAAGCCGACGATGCCGGTATCACAGACCCTGCACAAAAGTTC
- a CDS encoding homoserine dehydrogenase, giving the protein MSEPLKIAVAGLGTVGAGILKLLSEHGDLLEGRCGRKIQVTAVSARDQGKDRGVSLDGLEFYEDAARMAREADADVIVELIGGADGIARETVEAAIDASRHVVTANKALIAHHGTELALKAETAGVSLAYEAAVAGGIPIIKALREGLVANGIQSIHGILNGTCNYILSRMRDEGLEFTEVLEDAQRLGYAEADPEFDIEGVDAAHKLAILASLAFGRKANFDDVHVEGITRISQMDIRFAEELGYRVKLLGIASQSDHGIEQRVHPCLVPTAAPIASVEGVFNAVVAEGDFVDTLMMEGRGAGEGPTASAVCADLADIARGILIPAFGIPAKDLKSSTTVSMDAHKGAYYIRLMVIDRPGIFADVATTLRDNEVSMESILQHGRGAPGEAVPVVLTLHETEEARASAVIETIANLDGVLEAPVMIRIENL; this is encoded by the coding sequence ATGAGTGAACCTTTGAAAATCGCCGTAGCCGGCTTGGGAACCGTCGGTGCAGGAATTCTTAAACTGCTGTCCGAACATGGCGACTTGCTGGAAGGCCGTTGTGGCCGAAAGATTCAGGTGACCGCCGTATCTGCCCGTGATCAGGGCAAGGACCGGGGTGTCTCGCTCGATGGCCTTGAATTCTATGAAGACGCGGCCCGGATGGCGCGTGAAGCTGATGCCGATGTCATTGTTGAACTGATCGGTGGCGCCGACGGGATCGCCAGGGAAACCGTCGAGGCGGCGATTGACGCTTCGCGCCATGTGGTGACAGCCAATAAAGCGCTGATTGCCCACCATGGAACGGAACTGGCGCTTAAAGCAGAAACCGCCGGTGTTAGCCTGGCCTATGAAGCTGCCGTCGCCGGTGGCATTCCGATTATCAAGGCGTTGCGCGAGGGGCTTGTCGCCAATGGCATTCAAAGCATTCATGGCATCCTGAACGGAACATGCAATTACATCCTCAGCCGGATGCGTGATGAAGGACTTGAATTCACCGAAGTGCTGGAAGATGCCCAGCGTCTGGGTTATGCCGAAGCCGATCCGGAGTTTGATATCGAAGGCGTCGACGCGGCCCACAAACTGGCAATCCTCGCCTCATTGGCCTTTGGCAGGAAAGCCAATTTTGATGATGTCCACGTTGAAGGCATCACCCGTATTTCACAAATGGATATCCGCTTTGCCGAAGAGCTTGGTTACCGCGTCAAGCTACTGGGCATCGCTTCGCAAAGCGATCACGGCATCGAGCAGCGGGTGCATCCGTGTCTGGTTCCTACGGCCGCCCCGATCGCCAGCGTCGAAGGGGTGTTTAACGCTGTCGTCGCCGAAGGGGATTTTGTCGATACCCTGATGATGGAAGGGCGCGGGGCCGGGGAAGGGCCAACCGCTTCCGCTGTTTGCGCCGATCTTGCCGATATCGCGCGAGGCATACTGATACCGGCATTTGGTATTCCCGCCAAAGACCTGAAATCTTCAACGACGGTTTCAATGGATGCCCACAAGGGGGCTTACTACATTCGCCTGATGGTTATCGACCGGCCCGGTATTTTTGCCGATGTGGCAACCACGCTGCGTGATAACGAAGTATCTATGGAATCGATCCTGCAACACGGCAGGGGCGCCCCGGGTGAAGCCGTACCGGTGGTGTTGACATTGCATGAGACAGAGGAAGCCCGTGCCTCCGCCGTCATAGAAACAATTGCCAATCTTGATGGTGTGCTTGAAGCACCGGTAATGATTCGGATAGAGAATTTATAA
- a CDS encoding LL-diaminopimelate aminotransferase, producing MEKDFHRIRRLPPYVFAEVNAMKARARANGEDIIDFGMGNPDQPTPQHIVDKLTETVQDPRTHRYSNSRGIPGLRKAVAAYYERRFDVSIDPESETIVTLGSKEGLANLASAITSPGDVILVPNPSYPIHPFGFIIAGASVRNVPVTPDQSFMEALERAVVHSVPKPTALVLNFPNNPTAELVDLDFYAQVVDFCRHHEIWILSDLAYAEIYFDTTPPPSILQVPGARDIAVEFTSMSKTYNMPGWRIGFCSGNKTLVAALTRIKSYLDYGAFTPVQVAATAALNGPQDCVDEIRTLYKERRDVLIDGLAAAGWDVPSPAATMFAWAPIPTAFRHLGSIEFSKLLLAEAHVAVAPGIGFGEHGDGHVRIGLVENVHRTRQAIRNIKSFLGTYQNVIEKADKQAATH from the coding sequence ATGGAAAAGGATTTTCACCGGATAAGGCGATTGCCGCCTTACGTGTTTGCCGAAGTCAATGCGATGAAGGCAAGGGCGCGGGCAAACGGTGAGGACATCATCGATTTTGGCATGGGTAATCCGGACCAGCCGACGCCCCAGCACATTGTTGATAAATTGACCGAAACGGTGCAAGACCCGCGCACCCATCGATATTCCAATTCTCGCGGCATTCCGGGATTGCGAAAAGCCGTTGCCGCCTATTACGAACGCCGCTTCGACGTTTCCATCGATCCGGAATCCGAAACCATCGTCACCCTGGGGTCGAAAGAGGGACTGGCCAATCTGGCATCCGCCATTACCTCGCCGGGTGATGTTATTCTGGTTCCCAATCCCAGTTATCCGATCCACCCGTTTGGATTTATTATCGCCGGGGCTTCTGTGCGAAATGTGCCGGTCACCCCAGATCAGTCATTTATGGAGGCATTAGAGAGGGCGGTTGTTCACAGCGTTCCCAAGCCGACGGCGCTGGTTTTGAATTTCCCCAACAATCCGACGGCAGAATTGGTGGACCTGGATTTCTACGCTCAGGTTGTCGATTTTTGTCGCCACCATGAAATCTGGATTTTATCGGATCTTGCTTACGCCGAAATATATTTTGATACCACCCCGCCGCCGTCGATCCTGCAAGTGCCGGGGGCCAGGGATATCGCTGTCGAATTCACATCCATGAGCAAGACGTACAACATGCCCGGCTGGCGCATTGGTTTTTGCAGTGGCAACAAGACTTTGGTAGCGGCGCTGACGCGGATCAAATCCTATCTTGATTATGGCGCTTTCACACCGGTTCAGGTTGCCGCTACGGCTGCCTTGAACGGTCCGCAGGACTGCGTCGATGAAATCCGCACCCTTTACAAAGAGCGCCGCGATGTCTTGATCGACGGGCTGGCCGCCGCTGGCTGGGATGTGCCTTCACCGGCCGCAACGATGTTTGCCTGGGCCCCGATCCCGACCGCTTTCCGGCATTTGGGTTCTATTGAATTTTCAAAGTTGTTGCTTGCCGAAGCCCATGTTGCCGTTGCACCGGGTATTGGTTTTGGCGAACACGGCGATGGTCATGTCCGTATCGGACTGGTCGAAAACGTTCACCGCACCCGCCAGGCGATCAGGAACATTAAATCGTTCCTGGGAACTTATCAGAATGTTATTGAAAAAGCGGACAAACAAGCCGCAACACATTAG
- the meaB gene encoding methylmalonyl Co-A mutase-associated GTPase MeaB: MMSKAETGSPDDRAAMAEIFTHSGRAHIIGLTGVPGSGKSTLVRSLALEFRKSGRKVGIIAVDPSSPFSGGSILGDRVRMHDLTGDEGVFIRSMATGGALGGLARPALDTVDVLDAAGFDLVLIETVGVGQDEVDIVSAAHSVVVVSAPGLGDEIQAIKAGVLEIADIHAVSKCDRDDALRTIADLQGMLALGRQNRGSKIWKPPVIATSAERDTGIVELVASIDEHFEHLNASGEIEIRKRRIAEMRILKSAEDVVRERLRKQRDGKLADLLDKAMDRTLDPHSAALALLDGFREKGEDPK, from the coding sequence ACCCATAGCGGTCGCGCCCATATCATTGGGCTAACCGGCGTTCCGGGCAGTGGCAAGTCAACACTGGTGCGCTCGCTGGCCCTGGAATTCCGGAAAAGCGGCCGCAAGGTCGGTATTATCGCCGTTGATCCCTCCAGCCCGTTTTCAGGTGGCTCGATTCTTGGTGACCGGGTGCGGATGCATGATTTGACAGGGGACGAGGGTGTTTTCATTCGTTCCATGGCGACCGGCGGGGCGCTTGGCGGCCTGGCCCGTCCGGCCCTTGATACGGTCGATGTTCTGGATGCCGCCGGCTTCGATCTGGTGCTTATAGAAACCGTCGGTGTTGGCCAGGATGAAGTTGATATCGTAAGCGCCGCCCATAGCGTTGTCGTTGTTTCAGCCCCCGGGCTGGGCGATGAAATTCAGGCGATCAAGGCCGGTGTTCTGGAAATTGCCGATATTCACGCGGTCTCCAAGTGTGACCGGGACGATGCTTTACGCACCATTGCCGATCTTCAAGGAATGCTGGCGCTGGGCAGACAGAACAGGGGCTCGAAAATCTGGAAGCCTCCTGTTATCGCGACCAGTGCCGAGCGGGATACGGGAATTGTTGAACTGGTCGCCTCAATTGACGAGCATTTTGAACATTTGAATGCTTCAGGCGAGATCGAAATTCGCAAACGCCGGATTGCAGAGATGAGGATTTTAAAATCTGCCGAAGATGTTGTCCGCGAACGTTTGCGTAAACAGCGTGACGGCAAACTTGCCGACCTGCTAGACAAGGCCATGGACCGAACCCTTGATCCGCACAGTGCGGCCCTTGCATTACTCGACGGCTTTCGCGAAAAAGGAGAAGACCCCAAGTGA
- a CDS encoding aminotransferase class V-fold PLP-dependent enzyme: MTNLDLEFVRSQFPAFSQENLRGWGFFENAGGSYACAQVIDRLNRYYRETKVQPYGPYPASKRAGEEMDSGRARMAGLLNADVNEISIGPSTSQNSYVIANALRGGLGEGDEIIVTNQDHEANSGVWRRLGVQGVDVREWQVNPVSGELDLADLDKLLSAKTRFVTMPHCSNIVGQINDVTAAAEKVHDSGALLVVDGVSYAPHGFPDLGNLGADIYLFSLYKTFGPHQGVIYARAGIQDQLENQGHYFNADYPEKRLTPAGPDHAQIAATNGVADYYETLYAHHFDGQASLADQAKQMNSLFAAHEKKLTNQLLDFLRSRNDLRILGPVNGERKVSTIAVQPDRSAQEIATALVDKKIMAGSGDFYAVRLLEALNVPLNPGVLRLSFVHYTSQAEIDQLIGALEQTL, encoded by the coding sequence GTGACGAACCTCGATCTTGAATTTGTTCGCAGCCAGTTTCCGGCATTTTCCCAGGAAAACCTCCGTGGCTGGGGCTTTTTTGAAAATGCCGGTGGCTCCTACGCCTGCGCTCAGGTCATTGACCGGCTGAACAGGTATTACCGCGAAACAAAAGTTCAGCCCTACGGCCCATACCCGGCCTCAAAACGGGCGGGCGAGGAAATGGACAGTGGGCGGGCCCGGATGGCCGGTTTGCTCAATGCGGACGTCAATGAAATCAGTATCGGTCCTTCGACATCGCAAAACAGCTACGTCATTGCAAATGCCTTACGCGGCGGGCTTGGTGAGGGCGATGAGATTATCGTCACCAATCAGGACCACGAAGCCAACAGCGGTGTTTGGCGACGGTTGGGGGTGCAAGGTGTCGACGTTCGCGAATGGCAAGTCAACCCGGTCAGTGGTGAGCTTGATCTGGCGGATTTGGATAAGTTGCTATCGGCGAAGACCCGGTTTGTCACGATGCCCCATTGTTCCAACATCGTCGGCCAGATTAATGATGTGACGGCGGCGGCGGAAAAAGTCCACGACTCAGGCGCCTTGTTGGTGGTTGACGGTGTTTCCTACGCGCCGCACGGCTTTCCCGACTTGGGCAACCTTGGCGCCGATATTTACCTGTTCTCGCTTTACAAGACCTTTGGCCCCCATCAGGGCGTTATTTACGCGCGTGCAGGCATTCAGGATCAACTTGAAAACCAGGGCCATTATTTCAATGCGGATTACCCGGAAAAACGCCTGACGCCAGCCGGGCCCGATCATGCCCAAATCGCCGCGACAAACGGTGTCGCCGATTATTACGAGACCCTCTACGCCCATCATTTTGATGGTCAGGCGAGTCTTGCGGATCAAGCAAAACAGATGAACAGCCTTTTTGCGGCGCACGAGAAAAAGCTGACCAACCAGTTGCTGGATTTCCTGCGTTCGCGAAATGATTTACGGATTTTAGGACCGGTCAACGGGGAGAGAAAAGTTTCAACAATTGCCGTGCAGCCCGATCGTTCGGCACAGGAAATTGCCACGGCTCTTGTCGATAAGAAAATCATGGCGGGTTCAGGTGACTTCTACGCGGTGCGCCTGCTCGAGGCTCTTAACGTGCCGCTGAATCCCGGCGTCTTGCGCCTGTCATTTGTCCATTACACAAGTCAGGCCGAAATCGACCAACTGATAGGGGCGTTGGAGCAAACGCTTTAA